The following coding sequences lie in one Porphyromonas asaccharolytica DSM 20707 genomic window:
- a CDS encoding DUF5689 domain-containing protein, with amino-acid sequence MKTLNKLATRRLLLAILSITTLLAVTSCKDEMDYYEQPYVTLSPTFTDNTIPFKQNGGTQQLTIETNRRFSITFGEGAEWVSATPMEATEGTHQITITALPNRGEDAREAQMIIKTSTTQHVYLIMQLGSTGKGITYTSLAEIAKLGEGLDRNGKTIDQDLRIRATVTTHAETKQFPFAGFHYIQDAEGNALVLTVPKGEDPLKFGDEVTAKLKGAKISNFNGTIQLQVSHAQMSIVPNKPIEPIETTLAEVITGKHPNQYVRVKEVQFVQTDVPFFDPASTYSSTRREITDKSGKKTNVEIWKTATFRDEKIPSGSGSITAVVTVNKTFFNLRPTLRSDIKLDQPRFDVGGGTQPDPNTQDNLYGVDLSQTARAIPFADDFSKGGEDKKDFKLPGWLNKALVGGRKFQKRSFSDVHYAQANAFGSADPENKCVLVTPRLQMKAGSSYTVDLTYSTGHTNGATLTIQQLDKDGKLVKTLEVINDQSSPSGYGNQHYKKSYTITGSADAGYIAVLYAAKAPDHTTTYQVEALTVK; translated from the coding sequence ATGAAGACACTCAATAAACTTGCGACGAGACGATTACTCCTCGCGATCCTCTCCATCACTACGCTGCTCGCTGTAACCAGCTGTAAGGATGAGATGGACTACTATGAGCAGCCCTATGTGACGCTCTCACCGACCTTTACCGATAACACGATCCCCTTCAAGCAGAATGGTGGTACGCAGCAGCTAACTATCGAGACCAATAGACGCTTTTCGATCACTTTCGGCGAGGGAGCCGAGTGGGTCTCGGCTACGCCTATGGAGGCGACCGAGGGAACGCACCAGATCACCATCACGGCACTCCCCAATAGAGGCGAAGATGCTCGTGAGGCTCAGATGATCATCAAGACCTCTACGACACAGCACGTCTATCTCATCATGCAGCTCGGCAGTACCGGCAAGGGAATCACCTACACCTCGCTCGCTGAGATTGCTAAGCTAGGTGAGGGGCTAGACAGAAACGGCAAGACCATCGACCAAGACCTCCGCATTCGCGCTACGGTCACGACTCATGCCGAGACGAAACAGTTCCCCTTTGCTGGCTTCCACTACATACAGGACGCTGAGGGCAATGCGCTCGTCCTGACGGTGCCCAAGGGCGAAGATCCATTGAAGTTTGGCGATGAGGTAACCGCTAAGCTCAAGGGCGCTAAGATCTCTAACTTCAACGGAACCATACAGCTACAGGTCTCACACGCACAGATGTCTATCGTGCCCAACAAGCCGATCGAACCGATCGAGACTACGCTCGCTGAGGTCATCACAGGCAAGCACCCGAATCAATATGTACGTGTCAAGGAGGTCCAGTTTGTCCAGACAGACGTGCCCTTCTTTGACCCAGCTAGCACTTACTCCTCTACACGTCGTGAGATCACCGACAAGAGTGGTAAGAAGACCAACGTAGAGATTTGGAAGACAGCCACCTTCCGTGACGAGAAGATTCCATCTGGCAGCGGTAGCATCACGGCAGTCGTGACGGTCAATAAGACCTTCTTCAACCTCCGCCCTACGCTGCGTAGCGACATCAAGCTCGACCAGCCACGCTTTGATGTAGGTGGTGGCACTCAGCCCGATCCTAACACTCAGGACAACCTCTATGGCGTTGATCTCTCGCAGACGGCTCGTGCGATACCCTTTGCAGATGACTTCTCTAAGGGAGGTGAGGATAAGAAAGACTTTAAGTTGCCAGGCTGGCTCAACAAAGCCTTAGTGGGTGGACGTAAGTTCCAAAAGAGATCTTTCAGCGATGTGCACTATGCGCAGGCCAATGCGTTTGGCTCTGCTGATCCTGAGAATAAGTGTGTCCTCGTCACGCCACGCCTACAGATGAAGGCGGGGAGTAGCTATACGGTCGACTTGACTTATAGCACAGGCCATACCAATGGCGCTACGCTCACGATACAGCAGCTAGACAAGGACGGCAAGCTGGTGAAGACGCTCGAGGTGATCAATGACCAGAGCAGTCCTAGCGGTTACGGCAACCAGCACTACAAGAAGAGCTACACGATCACAGGCTCTGCCGATGCTGGCTACATAGCAGTCCTCTATGCGGCTAAAGCCCCTGACCACACCACCACCTACCAAGTGGAGGCTCTCACGGTCAAGTAG
- a CDS encoding DNA/RNA non-specific endonuclease — protein MSSLLYNRRLSRQMLLLVGWVALLLVGCKPQGTSQPELPTELALYDRTGASMRVVSAEPLDFFVTVEAPTRWTLTASPETWLSVSPSEGSAGKQEVIVSVSANEGGERKAQLTLSADGKSVTYAITQQQADGHTGGSGEYGSETILGDVSLLEAPKLSGRSSAYYITHRVEQGQRVNYSVEYDVVYHHPIWVCYSADEYTSQRRTGRSDAWSWDPFVPSQYEVTQRDFKGYDRGHIVASADRLYSEEANEQTFYYTNMSPQRRNLNTGVWLQLEQLVQGWARNSRLRDKLYVVKGGTLREGETIGVTVGGITVPRYYWMAILAQRGDHYQAIAFWADHTNPVQVDRPRTIAISIDQLEERTGLDFFHNLPDNIETRVEAAHPTDDLSLWPGI, from the coding sequence ATGTCCTCACTTCTATATAATAGACGCTTATCTCGCCAGATGCTCCTACTCGTGGGCTGGGTGGCGCTCCTGCTCGTCGGCTGTAAGCCGCAAGGTACGTCACAGCCCGAGCTACCCACAGAGCTAGCCCTCTACGATCGTACAGGCGCTTCGATGCGGGTCGTGAGTGCTGAGCCGTTAGACTTCTTCGTGACTGTTGAGGCGCCGACTCGCTGGACGCTCACCGCATCACCCGAGACGTGGCTCTCCGTATCCCCCAGCGAGGGCAGTGCGGGCAAGCAGGAGGTGATCGTGTCAGTCTCCGCCAACGAAGGTGGGGAGCGCAAGGCACAGCTGACACTCTCAGCCGATGGCAAAAGCGTCACCTACGCCATCACCCAGCAGCAAGCGGACGGGCATACGGGTGGCAGTGGCGAGTATGGTAGTGAGACAATCCTAGGCGACGTCTCTCTCCTAGAGGCTCCTAAGCTCTCGGGGCGTAGCTCCGCTTATTATATCACCCATCGTGTAGAGCAGGGACAGCGTGTCAACTACTCCGTCGAGTATGATGTCGTCTACCACCATCCTATCTGGGTCTGTTACAGTGCCGATGAGTACACTAGCCAGCGACGCACAGGGCGCAGTGACGCTTGGAGCTGGGATCCTTTTGTACCTAGCCAGTACGAGGTGACGCAGAGAGACTTTAAGGGGTATGATCGAGGACATATCGTCGCATCGGCTGACCGTCTTTACTCCGAGGAGGCGAACGAGCAGACCTTTTATTATACGAATATGAGCCCGCAGCGACGGAACCTCAATACGGGCGTGTGGCTACAGCTCGAGCAACTAGTGCAGGGCTGGGCACGCAATAGTCGTCTGCGTGACAAGCTTTATGTGGTCAAGGGGGGTACCCTGCGAGAGGGCGAGACCATCGGCGTCACCGTGGGCGGCATCACCGTGCCGCGCTACTACTGGATGGCTATCCTGGCGCAGCGGGGTGACCACTACCAGGCGATCGCCTTCTGGGCAGATCACACCAATCCAGTTCAGGTTGATCGTCCTCGCACGATCGCTATCTCTATAGACCAGTTGGAGGAGCGCACAGGTCTAGACTTCTTTCACAACCTGCCCGACAATATTGAGACACGCGTCGAGGCGGCGCACCCCACGGACGACCTCTCGCTCTGGCCTGGCATCTAG
- a CDS encoding glycosyltransferase family 2 protein produces the protein MPAKQISILIPTRNYDCRPLVETLHRQLLQAHIDGEIILGDDSSDSYYAQLYDTLQQEGLIQLVRPTTHLGAGRMRNYLAQQADGDQLLIIDSDTMPASERFIVDYLQAAHDDRVVVGGFCYPTERPSSDRLLRYKYGHKVETRSLADRQAAPADAFVSMSFMVPRHIFLEEGFPTEMGMGYEDAYLGYRLAERGVAITHIDNPVIHALKETSDQFLDTTERYVENLYRHRALLAPYPIRLLQLYLRLERAKLVPLFGALAPRLKPLLRRQLTSRHPSLRLFALYKLLHLCTFRD, from the coding sequence ATGCCAGCAAAGCAAATCTCCATCCTGATCCCCACACGCAACTACGACTGCCGTCCTCTCGTAGAGACTCTGCACCGTCAGCTACTTCAGGCGCATATAGATGGCGAGATCATCCTCGGCGACGACTCCTCTGACTCCTACTACGCTCAGCTCTACGACACCCTCCAGCAGGAGGGACTCATACAGCTTGTCCGCCCCACGACACATCTCGGTGCGGGACGTATGCGCAACTACCTAGCGCAGCAAGCCGATGGTGATCAACTTCTCATCATCGACTCCGATACGATGCCCGCTTCTGAGCGCTTCATCGTGGACTACCTGCAAGCAGCACATGACGATAGGGTCGTGGTAGGTGGCTTTTGCTATCCCACCGAGCGGCCCTCCAGCGACAGACTATTGCGCTATAAGTATGGCCACAAGGTCGAGACACGTAGTCTCGCCGATCGACAGGCGGCACCAGCAGATGCATTCGTCAGTATGAGCTTCATGGTTCCTCGTCATATCTTTCTAGAGGAGGGCTTCCCCACGGAGATGGGTATGGGCTACGAAGACGCTTACCTCGGCTATCGACTAGCCGAGCGGGGTGTCGCCATCACGCATATTGACAACCCCGTCATCCATGCGCTCAAGGAGACCAGCGACCAGTTTCTCGACACCACCGAGCGCTATGTGGAGAACCTCTACCGACATCGTGCCTTGCTTGCTCCCTATCCGATACGTCTCCTCCAGCTTTATCTACGGCTAGAGCGCGCTAAGCTCGTCCCGCTCTTCGGTGCTCTAGCTCCACGGCTTAAGCCCTTGCTACGGAGACAGCTCACGTCGCGTCACCCCTCGCTACGCCTTTTCGCCCTCTACAAGCTCCTCCACCTCTGCACCTTTCGAGATTGA